The proteins below are encoded in one region of Hordeum vulgare subsp. vulgare chromosome 3H, MorexV3_pseudomolecules_assembly, whole genome shotgun sequence:
- the LOC123439993 gene encoding cytochrome P450 72A15-like has product MLFERSMVVLGGVTPASLPWGFLVCGLLCLALLRQAGKLLDMLWLRPRRLERELSAQGLRGTPYRFPVGDLKEYTRMSKESWARPLPLGCHDISAHVAPFLYNGVEQHGKTFLSWVGPIPKVTISDPGLAKEVMSNKFGHFDKTKLPALSKLLAEGLASIEGEKWAKHRRILNPAFQLEKVKLMLPAFSSCCEDLVSRWRTSLGSNGSCELDVWPELKNLTGDVISRTAFSSSYLEGRKIFLLQEEQAERLITNIRGLLIPGYLYLPTKNNRRMHQINKEIESILKNLVGKRIEAMKQGESTKDDLLGLLLDSNMRQTDEHGQSSLGMTNEDVIEECKLFYFAGMETTSVLLTWTMILLSMHPEWQDRAREEIMGLFGRNKPEYEGLSRLKTVTMILYEVLRLYPPATLFSRKTYKEMEIGGIAYPAGVMVELPVLFIHHDQEIWGSDVHEFKPDRFADGVSKASNDSGAFLPFGWGPRICIGQNFALLEAKMAMCMIIQSFDFQLATSYTHAPYTVITLQPMHGAQINLRAI; this is encoded by the exons ATGCTCTTTGAGAGAAGCATGGTGGTTCTTGGAGGGGTGACGCCAGCCTCGTTGCCATGGGGCTTCCTGGTGTGCGGCCTCCTGTGCCTCGCGCTTCTGCGGCAGGCCGGAAAGCTGTTGGACATGCTGTGGCTGCGGCCGCGGCGGCTGGAGCGTGAGCTGAGCGCGCAGGGCCTCCGCGGCACTCCCTACCGCTTCCCCGTCGGCGACCTCAAGGAGTACACCCGGATGAGCAAGGAGTCCTGGGCGAGGCCCTTGCCGTTGGGGTGCCACGACATCTCCGCTCATGTCGCGCCTTTCCTCTACAACGGCGTTGAGCAACACGGGAAGACCTTCCTCTCTTGGGTCGGCCCCATCCCCAAGGTCACCATCAGCGACCCTGGCCTCGCCAAGGAGGTCATGTCCAACAAGTTCGGCCACTTCGACAAGACCAAGCTTCCGGCTCTGTCCAAGCTGCTCGCCGAAGGCCTCGCCAGCATCGAGGGCGAGAAGTGGGCCAAGCATAGGCGCATCCTCAACCCCGCGTTCCAGCTCGAGAAGGTCAAA CTTATGCTGCCGGCGTTTTCTTCATGCTGCGAAGACCTTGTTAGCAGATGGAGGACATCCCTAGGCTCCAACGGGTCATGCGAGCTGGATGTTTGGCCGGAGCTCAAGAACCTCACGGGGGATGTTATTTCTCGCACCGCATTCAGCAGCAGCTACCTTGAGGGGAGGAAGATCTTTCTGCTGCAGGAGGAGCAAGCCGAGCGCCTCATAACAAACATTCGGGGGCTTCTCATTCCCGGCTACTT GTACTTGCCAACCAAAAACAACAGGAGGATGCATCAAATCAACAAGGAGATTGAATCGATTCTGAAAAACCTTGTTGGTAAAAGAATTGAAGCAATGAAGCAAGGcgagagcaccaaagacgacttgCTTGGTTTATTGCTAGATTCAAACATGAGACAGACCGATGAGCATGGCCAATCCAGCTTGGGGATGACAAATGAAGACGTCATCGAGGAATGCAAGTTGTTCTATTTTGCAGGAATGGAGACAACGTCCGTGCTGCTCACATGGACCATGATCCTACTGAGCATGCACCCGGAATGGCAAGACCGTGCGAGGGAGGAGATCATGGGTCTATTTGGAAGAAACAAACCGGAATATGAAGGACTAAGCCGACTCAAAACA GTGACCATGATCCTTTATGAGGTTCTCCGGCTGTACCCGCCGGCTACCTTGTTCAGTCGGAAAACTTACAAGGAGATGGAGATTGGAGGCATAGCTTACCCTGCTGGCGTCATGGTTGAGCTCCCTGTGTTGTTCATCCATCATGACCAGGAAATTTGGGGTAGCGATGTCCATGAGTTCAAGCCAGACAGGTTCGCCGATGGGGTCTCTAAGGCATCCAATGATTCAGGTGCATTTCTTCCTTTCGGTTGGGGGCCACGGATCTGCatcggacagaactttgcacttctTGAAGCCAAGATGGCAATGTGCATGATCATTCAAAGCTTCGACTTCCAACTCGCGACGTCGTATACTCATGCGCCATATACTGTGATAACATTGCAACCGATGCATGGTGCACAGATTAATCTTAGAGCTATTTGA